The Lactuca sativa cultivar Salinas chromosome 2, Lsat_Salinas_v11, whole genome shotgun sequence genome includes the window cggactcttttccgatgcagtatgcagtttatgtgtttataatagttgttatgttttatgttatgccatgatcagtcagttccggacttcggtccgatgcagtcagttccggaccctggtccgatgcaggggacaaggtcccagtcagttccggacttcggtccgatgcagctagttccagacttcggtctgatgcagtgggcaaggcccagtatgtgctttatatatgtattgtatggtatgtggtagtttggggaagctcactaagcttcgtgcttacagtttcagttttggtttcaggtacttccgcaagcagagggaagagctcgggatgatgacatcgcacacaccatagcttcaacttttatcctgggagttgatttagtttctttgattttgatatgacatagatatgaaacagtttttccgcacagtgtttttatcatgtttgggatacatcacgtatggttttatgatatgacactcagattatggtttttggttatattgaaaaatgaaatttttgggtcgtactTTTGGGCCGTTACAGGAAGCATTGATTGCACACACTGGAAATGGAAAAATTGTCCGGTAGCATGGAAAGGGCAATACGCAAGTGGTCATCACGGATCACCTTCATTGGTGTTAGAGGTTGTTGCTTCGcaagatttatggatttggcatgcatttttttggggttgcgGGTTCCAACAATGACGTCAACGTTCTTGATCAGTCGCTAATATTTGACGATCTTTTGAATGGAAAAGCCCCGGATGCTCCTTTCACGGTGAATGGAAacgaatacaaatatgggtattacCTTACAGATGGAATATATCCTTAGTATTCCACATTCGTGAAGGCATTCCGCCACCCGGTTGAAGAACGAGACAAATTTTTTAAGAGAAGACAAGAAGGAGCACGTAAGGATGTGGAACATGCTTTTGGAGTGCTGAAGGCGAAGTGACATATAGTCGAACATGCAACACGACCATTGGATTTAGAAACTTTACGATatatcatgtatgcatgtatcataatgcataacatggtaGTAGAAGATAAAGGGAGAAATCTTGCACACTATATCCCAACAGAGCCCAGACACGTTTAGTTTCAACCAGGAACAACAGATTATTTGTATCGCGTTGTTGACATTCAGGACGCAAATAAACACAGACAACTTCGAGAGGATTTGGCGGATTATATCTTCTATGGTAACAATAACGATAACGAATAgcgttgtcttttttttttttttttttttttttttttttgaatttggatgttatttcttttttttgtttttggatattatgtgtaatttagtctttatgttaattttaatctttaaaaattttaaattttttttataatttttaaacattatgttttatttattatttatatttaaaaaatatttgtatcaattttaaaaaaattgaaataaataaaaaataaattataaaatgaaaaaaaagtaacaaaaaaacgaaatagtaaaaaaaatgaaaaataaaaatatttattttcaaaaagttGGTGTTGCATCTTGTTGTCCATTTCTCCACTTGGTGTCATAACACCATTAGCTTAGTTGGCATGTGAGGTGGCACAACTTGGTGTTGCACCTTGTTGCATACACCCAATGCTCTAAAACAtttaatacataaatacattaattaaaaaaacaaaacctaaaaatacattaataaaaaaattgacaCTTTTTTTATTTTGACCTCTTCACAACGGTTCATCCAAATTTGTCGTCCCTCCTCCGACATGCTACTCGGATCCATGATAGTTGAAATTAATGTGTAATGGTTCGATTAATGTAATGTTTTATCGAAATTAGTTTATATTAAATTTGTAACAAATATATTTCTTTTTAagtgagtttttatttttaaatacttcatttgtattatttattttaaaaaataagacctaaaatatattaaataatataatacCTAAAATATGGTTAGCTTTATTTGTGGTTTaattaaaaaatctaaaaatcaaatataaaaaaataagagaATATGATTACATATATATTTGGTttcaaatttaattgaaaaataaaGATTAATTTTATTCAATTATTCAATTATTATACAACCCTTCCATTCAACCATCCTTCATATCTTCACTCACACTCCATTCAATCTCTATTCAATCATAATCATCAACTCCTATTAAACTTTTATTATGGATGTCCTGATACCAACAAAACAATAGGTTAATTTGAATATAAGCTAGAAAATAATCAAATACTTAACAAAATTGACAATACATCTTACAATTAGAAAAAAATTAATGCAGACAACCGGTTAATTTGAATATAAACcagaaaataattaaatattgaaCAAAATTGAAAATAAGATCTTACAAtttaggaaaaaaaaattaatgcatTTTTGGGATATGCAGTGGGTTAAATGTTGTACAATTTTCTGGGTGGCGCTCGTCAATTTATAATTAAgccgtaaaaaaaaaaaaataaataaatttcacCGTGTTTCAATCATCATGCGTGGATTCATTGGAGCAAGAGATTTAAGAGTTGGAATGTTTGCTTTGTATTCAATCGAGATTGGCAGCAGGGAGCAGCTGGGTTCCATGCCTCCTCAGCAAACTCAGATACCAAGGCCCGATCTTGATAAGTATCTCAAGAAAAAAGTCTGCTTCATGATTCATCCTACTTAGGTTCTCACCCATTTTCATATTTCAATAATCGAAATCAACAACCTATTTCATTGTTTAGCTTTTGCTCAACAAGCGTCCTGCTTTACAGGTCTtccccaataaaaccctaatcttgggaTTAATAAAGAATCTAAGTAATCAAGAAAAAAGAAATACAAACAAAATCTTTCTTGCTGATTAAGTCTCTTTAGACTTTAAGGTCCATTAAAACCTGGTTTCTTTTTCATGGGTGTCACATCACAATGTTGGTGATGTCGAAATGACAGTGATTTCCTTCATTATTTCAACTCCATTCGGACCCAATCTAAGAAGCATTTATTATGAAAACCCCATTCTTTACAGATGAACTATGCTTCTTTTTTAATCTTGCTTTTCAATAATTGCATCATGTGGTTGTTCATAAATCGTCTTTTTCAATAACAAGATTAAGTTTTACAAGTAAACCCTGGTTGTATAATCAGAACCCATTTCCCCAAATTGCTTCTTTTGTAAAGAAATAGTCAGCATGGTGTTGAGTGTGGACAAAGAGACACATCAAGTAAGCCACACTGTAAAGCCACACATTAATTCTATATGGGTCTTTCTGTTAGTAATACCTAAAGCTCGACACACATAAGTGAATTTCCATTTTTCCAAAGATGGCGTAAGTGTAAGTGTATTATATACTCATACAAATATATGTAcgctttttctttctttttggtAAATAATATGGACAAAAAAACAACTAGGATTTTAAAGCTTTTGCCTCCTGTTGGCCTAACTTGTGCCCCATTTGAGCGAAAAGTTGGGAAAAGTGGGGTTCCATGTTTCTGCCTTTACTGAAACCAAGGGAACAAATTATTTGTTCTTTTTCCCCATACTGACCACTTACAAACTTGCATTATGAATGATCTTTTTAACTGAATTGAAGTCATCCACATGTTTTAAGTCTTTAGCATCTGCTTTTGCTGATTAATATATATCAGAGTTCTGAAACTCAACCACATCATCAAGATCTTGCTGTTTTGATCTCCACCGGTTCATGTTCCAATTCAACACAGACTTGTTCATCTTTGATTCTTGTAAGTTTTGAAACTTCATCTTAGATTCTAGTAACTTTGTACAGAGACCTaacatttagttttttttttttttttttacaggaGTAACCAAATCATTGCCATGAATGAGAAGGGGATCACAGGATCATGTATGATTATAGGTTTGCTTATGTGGAGAATTCAGCGAGAAGAACAAGTGAAAACCGATAAGTTTGAACTTCTAAATAAGCTCAAGAATGCAGAAACAGAGATCAAAGAGTTAAAAAGAAGGCGAGTTGAAGATGCAAAAGCCAATGAGAAAGTTGTCAGCATGTTTGCAGCACATGAGCAGCGCTGGTTAATGGAAAGAAAGAAACTTACACAGCAAATTCGAGCTCTTTTGCATGAATTAAGAGTTATCAATACAAAAACTAAAGAAAATGTATCCGGATTATGTGGTCAGcttgaagaaaaagaaaagttgTTGGAGGAAGAAAAGGATAAGAGGAGAGAGCAAGAGGAAAGTGTAAAAAAGGCTGAGAAAATAAACGAGGAGTTGAGAGAAACATTGAAACGTGAAGCTCAAGAGCATTCGAAAGAGATTTGGAAGCATAAAAGTGCGTTTATTGAGCTTGTATCAACACAAAGACAGCTTGAAGCAGAGATGGGTAGAGCTGTTAGACAGATGGAAGCAGAAAAACAAGAAGTTAATGGAGTTTTAGAGCAAAAGGAACAGTATGTGTTGATGACACAAAAGCTGTCAATGGAACTTATCAAAACCCGCAAAGATTTGGAGCAAAAAGACAAGATTTTGTCGGCTATGCTGAGGAAATCAAAACTGGATACAGCTGAGAAGAAAATGTTACTGAAAGAGGTCAAAATGTCAAAGTCAAAGACAGTGCCTGAGTCAAGACACGAGAGATATTCACTGAGAAGTATGCTTTCTAGACACCACAAATCCAAACCGGAGCAATTAGAGTTGAAGGACGATCAATGCTCTGCTTCTCCATTTTCTCAACAATCCATCATCACAGAGGGAAGCCAAGAATTCGGTAAGACCACCTTTTATGAAcatatatattttgtttatagTATCATGTATTTGACTTTGTTGAAGATGTTGCAGCAAATATTGGGCAATTGGAAGGATGGGTTCAATGTGAAACTGAGAAATACATAAGTGTTGTTGAGCAAAGGCATGAGGTTGAGGTAAATGCTTTTGCAGAACAATTGAGATTGAAAGATGAGAAATTAGAAGCTTTTCGTTGGCATTCAATGAGCATGGATATCGAGATGAAACGACTTCATTCCCATATTGAAGGACTTGATCATGATCTAACAAACCTTAAACAACAAAACCATAAACTTGAATCTTTATTGTTCAACCGTGAATCAGAATTGCATGCCTTGAAATCAGAATTACAACTCAACACTCCAAAACCCCAGAAAGAAAAAGATGAACAAGTTCCTTCCAAAGCAATGGTGCTGGCAGTTCAATCTCCAGATAAGGAATTTGAAGATAAGAAAGATTTAGTTTCTGTTGGAGAAGAATGTTCAAGGAAAAAAGATATTGTCAGTGGTGAaaacatatcatcatcatcatcatcatggaaGATGGATCTTCATGCTCTCGGGGTGTTGTACAAGATCAAGAGGCTAAAACAACAGCTTGTCATGTTTGAGAGATTGACTGGAAAGCAAGAAAGTTGTGAAAATAGGGAATATGATGATAAAAGGAAGCTGTATAGCCTGGTGTCTGTAGTCAGTAAACAAGTTAGCAGATATCAGTCTCTCCAAGAGAAGGCTAACGATATCTGCAAGCGAATGGtgagtgtgttttttttttttttttttttttttaattttaaagtttGTTATGATTTATTATGAGTTTTGGGTAAAAATTTGTTTTACAGTATGAGAATGATGGGGATGCAGGCAGTGGAGTGAAGATGAAGAAATTGGAGCATTTTCTTGAAGAGACATTTCAGCTGCAAAGATACATAGTGGCAACAGGACAGAAGTTGATTGAGATACAGTCCAAGATTGCTTCTGGTTTTGTTGGAGGTGTGAATGATGGATTTGACATGAAGAAATTTGGTGATTGTGTACGAAGCCTTTTCAGAGAAGTCCAAAGAGGTCTTGAAGTTAGAATATCAAGAATCATAGGAGACCTTGAAGCCCCTCTTGCTTGGGATGGAATCATACATCATCCTACAACTTAACTTAACTTAACTTAACTTATATACCTCTTTCTTTAGGTTTATCTTTTTCGCATATAATCTGTTGTATAGGAACATAGCCAAATGTGTATACGAAAATAAACAAACTTTTGTCCCTTTTATTACATAAAGATTCCAGCAGCATGCAGCTCGCCCTTGCTGAGTTGGCAATTAGGTGTCTGTGTCTCATCACATTACGTGAAACTTGACCCTTCTCTTCTCTTTCTCACACACCTACCATTCATTTCTTTGTTTTACTGGtatcaggaattcagtgaaaggATCACAGTTGTCAAAATGTTGGGAATGATTTAACTAAAACCAAGTCATTCAAGTTAGATTAATTTGACCATGGTTCCTTCTTCTTGAGAAAATCTTGCTGGGTTCATCAAAGTCCTATTGCATTGTGTGTTCCAGAAAGAAGCAGAGCATTATTGGCATTATGTTGCTGGTAGGACCACCATTTGATGTCTGGTGATGAATCATTATATCTTcattcttttcttcgattctgaTTTAGAAGGGGAGGATATGGGATAAACAGATAAAGCTAGCTAGAAGCACGCCATTTTTAATCTACCTACTAATCAAAAATAAAATCATACTGGTATCAtaagaaaaatattttataaaaaggaaCATGCATTCTTAGAATGTTGGTGGTAGTTTTCTACTTTGATGATTCAACTAGTAATTGTACCCAAATAGCTATCACATGTACCAAGAATTGGTTATAGAATTGCAAATCATAAAAAATATAGCTAAGTTAATTAGTGATTCTAATTAAAGTTCTCAAGCAAAGATAATCCATTCATTTGAAGTCATGAGCCGTTTGTTTTTAATGATGGAACCATCAGTTTTAGCCTTTAGGGTACACGAGGGTCATCAAAAAGTGCATTTTTCTCAAATTTCACTTAATTCATCTATTAAATATACCAAATACAGTACAATATTTTCAGATGTTTGATAATTACTAATGAGATGCATTGAAAAGGGGTTATTTATCGCAAGCACGGTCTCTAGCATGGTTAGAATCACATATAAGATTTTAACGAGAAACTGATGTGTACCTTGGCGCTCACAAAACCTGCAACTCTTCCATACCATATAGTCATAGCTGCCTAACCAAAACTATGCATATTATTTCAACACGAAAATCAAGCCCGTGTTTGTGTTAATCGCAGTCTACACCCCCAATGATTTCGCTAAATGCTTAACAATCACATGTCGGGTCTAGTTATATCCAAAAGCCTTGAACGTTAGCCAACAAACATCTAATTGACATGTCTACTAAAATTGTGTCAACGTGATTTGAAAAACAAAAGTAAATTGCTTGTTTCATAAAATATATTGCTAGGATTGatgaataatgaaagaaaaaaaaaatacaagatgttgtaataaaaaaaaaaacggagAGAACTCGAGAAGTTTTTATTTGTGATTAACCAATGAATATTCATCAATTGACGAGTTATGAAAAAAATGGTTTTTGCCATTTTATGTGTTGTAAATCATAATAGATAGAAACAAGAAATTGACAGTTAATATTGAAAATTATATGTAaatctaattattattattattagttatcAAGTTTCGTCACAAACCAGATCGATGTTTAACGATTATATATGATTATAAGAAAGGTAGAATGAACGTTATCGAGCAAAATTAAAGGATGAAATAGTAATATAAACCAACCTCGAGTTGTTGATATTCGACTTGTAAAACGAATGCACGATCCTGTCCTTAATGTTTTTTACATTGCTCTAAAACTGTAATCTTTTGTAACATTCCAGTTTCAGGGTGTTTTTGATTTCAGGTTAGTGGATTGTAATTTGATCGAATAAAGGTGGGCTTCAAGGGAATAGAGATTAGACCATATTTGATGTTGATAATGttggttaaatgatttaaaccatTGAATTGTGCTTTGGAGCCAAAGggtaaaatgataaaaatgatACTTCAGACCTCTTGCATGAATTAATGAATTTAGTTCTAtatgttttaagtcaaaagtaactAGAGAGAATTATGGAGCTTGTTAATACGTTCACGTGCATATAGAAATAACTAAAAACAAAGTTGAACCGATGAAGTTATGACTATTTGAAGCTGAAATAAAAATTGGGTAAACCTCATCACCATGGCATGGTGAGAAGTTCACCACGACATGGTGGGCTGTACAATCCAAGCTCATTAAATTAGAGTTTGGTTTGTATTTAAAGGCTTCAACCGCATGTTTTAGGTCATTTTACAGCCTCCATTGCATTAAGAACCCCTGTTTTTTTAGCAAACCATAGCCTCCCTTCATAGATTAAGCTCATCTTCTCTCATCTCATCCATATTCTTAAGTTTTTATGGCTTTTGGGTGTTGTATTTTTCAAAGACTTGGTTTTGAAGCTTTATAATTGAAGCGATCAGCCTTATCTACCTTCTAGACCCTTGTGAGTTGCAAAGATCCTTGCTTTATTGTGTTTCATCATTAGATTTATAAGTATTTGGtattttggtccattttaatgAGTTTTCGTCCCTTTGTGATGTGTCCCATGGAGTTTGAAGAACTCCATGATTTTTGGTTAATGTTTAACGTTCAAATATAGTGATTTGGTAGAGTAAAGAGTGTATGCAAGAACTCTTCTTACTCCATAAAAATAGAAAGTGGATTTTGGACATTTCTTATCTTAGGGTTGTAGATATTGGAAATTTGTGGCAtcattatggataaagttggaaactttatccatctaggcATTATGTTGATTCAGATTTGAAAGTTGGaggcttggacttaatggattaagtcgagAAAGATGCATTCTTAGAATCTTTGAGACTTAAAGTTTAGATATTtgttgtttggaccatcctaatggataaagttggaaactttatccattgtgAAGCTATTAAGTACCATATATGGAAAGTTGGAAGCTTGGACTTAAGGGTTAAGTGCTTAACCGATTAAGCTGTTTTGGGCTCTAGCCACGGCATGGTGGCATGTTGAAACATGAGTATTTCATCTTTTAGCCCGTAGCCACCACGACCCGACCATGGTGTTGGTTACAATACGATGCTCGACCATTGACTTTGACAATTGACCATTGCCATTTCAccggtttgacttttggtcaaacctgGGTAGGATTGAGTAATTGACTAAGGACTAGTCTCAGTTTGGCCTTAGGTGGATTTTGTTAGCTGCTATGTTGCTGATGGTTGTTGTTGAGCTTATGCTGGTTAGCTCAGGCGAGTTTTCTCAGTATACCTTGTGGCTTGTACTACAATATGGATCATCTGTATGTTAGGATGTtggtatgttgtagtgatttgttatatAAGTAGATTTGTTAATATTTGTCTGTAACGGTGTGTATGGTTATTGTATGTGTCTACATATTGTGGACGGGTTGAGGGCGGCTCATTTGTGTGCTGAAGGAAAAGATATCTGGACGATTCAGTTGATATTGTAGGCCTAAAGGGAGATGTCCAACCAAATGTTGTATGCTCAAGGAGAGGTCCAACTAATTGTTATAGACTCAGGTGGTGGTCcaactttgtgttgtaggccttatgtgcatgcattgtatgtgtatttttGTGTGAGGTATTTcatggaactcactaagttttggcttacagttatggattaaatgtttttcaggtacatTATCAGTTCGTAGGAAGGCAAAGACGTGGCTGTACACCCATCAACAGTTTAATTATGTGAGATTCCGCAATACTTTTCCTTATTGGGCGCTAATATGGCCATGCGTTGAACTCCTTTTCATGACCCTTTAGAAGATAAACCATTAATCTTCTTTTGAGGCCGCACCACATCTAGATCATATAGGTAAAGTTTTACAACATCTTTGTTGCTTAGATGTCTCCAAAACTTTGTTAAGAGCCTTAACTCAACCTCATTCTCGGTAATGACGTACTATCGTACTTACATGGATCTATTTATTGTTAATGATAGTACCTCCTATCGTCAGTGACTTCGTTGTTACCATTTAATTGAAAATTAGGAAAACTAATGTCAATTCGGGTTTCCATCACTAAACGATTCTACTTTTATTTTCATGATGAATCTAGGAAGATGAGCAACAACAAACGAGATATGAACCCTTGATGTGTCTATGGGTGGAGCAAAGAGATAGAGGAGGGAACGACGATGAGTGGTGTGAGGGTGGCCGAATTTTCAATGAAGAGATTGTATGGTGTCTTAGTTCACCCAGGGGGCATGGTTCTCGAATAGAGATAAAATCGAGGGAGAATGCAGATTAGAGAGAATATAAAAAGAGAAAGGAAGAGAGTGAATGAAACATACGATCGTCAACATCGATGACAAAGACATTGAAAGAAAGGAAGAAGATGTGAATATACCTAATATATTCTTTTAAAATCATATGATGATATCTACACGGACAAGTGCAATACATGTCATTTTAGCCACATTAAACCGATTGGTGTACCAAGGAACCGCACCTTGCGGTGGGTTACGTGGCACCGCGTTGGGTTGGCCGAGCCACCATGCTAGAAGAACTTCTGGCACCTTGTGTTTAGTGTTTCTTGTTGCTTCTTGTGCATAAGAGTGTGTACCTTGTgccattaaaatatataaaattaattgaaATGAGTAAATGACCTTATAAAACCAATGACAAAAAATAGTTAAATTTATCATTAACCATAAAAAATGGTGTAAAAAGAGTGGAGGAAAGTTTTTCTGATCTCCCGATTAAACCCTTGAATATTCGTCGATATGATAGCAGGGTTTTTGCCATTTCCTGAGCTATAAAAACGAAACCCATGAAGATAAGAGTTTGAGCTCCAAcatttagacatggcaatggcaATAGCGACGAAGTCCTTTGGATTCACTGACCTCCAGTCACTATATTCATCTGTAAATAATCCATGGTCTTATCTTAACTTATTCAAGATCTGCGATTATTCATCATCATAACTTTTACAAAATCCTCAATAATATCTTTCTGCAGAAACTCGAGTTGAGTCAAGCTCATACACGGC containing:
- the LOC111888852 gene encoding uncharacterized protein LOC111888852 isoform X1 produces the protein MNEKGITGSCMIIGLLMWRIQREEQVKTDKFELLNKLKNAETEIKELKRRRVEDAKANEKVVSMFAAHEQRWLMERKKLTQQIRALLHELRVINTKTKENVSGLCGQLEEKEKLLEEEKDKRREQEESVKKAEKINEELRETLKREAQEHSKEIWKHKSAFIELVSTQRQLEAEMGRAVRQMEAEKQEVNGVLEQKEQYVLMTQKLSMELIKTRKDLEQKDKILSAMLRKSKLDTAEKKMLLKEVKMSKSKTVPESRHERYSLRSMLSRHHKSKPEQLELKDDQCSASPFSQQSIITEGSQEFDVAANIGQLEGWVQCETEKYISVVEQRHEVEVNAFAEQLRLKDEKLEAFRWHSMSMDIEMKRLHSHIEGLDHDLTNLKQQNHKLESLLFNRESELHALKSELQLNTPKPQKEKDEQVPSKAMVLAVQSPDKEFEDKKDLVSVGEECSRKKDIVSGENISSSSSSWKMDLHALGVLYKIKRLKQQLVMFERLTGKQESCENREYDDKRKLYSLVSVVSKQVSRYQSLQEKANDICKRMYENDGDAGSGVKMKKLEHFLEETFQLQRYIVATGQKLIEIQSKIASGFVGGVNDGFDMKKFGDCVRSLFREVQRGLEVRISRIIGDLEAPLAWDGIIHHPTT
- the LOC111888852 gene encoding uncharacterized protein LOC111888852 isoform X3, with translation MNEKGITGSCMIIGLLMWRIQREEQVKTDKFELLNKLKNAETEIKELKRRRVEDAKANEKVVSMFAAHEQRWLMERKKLTQQIRALLHELRVINTKTKENVSGLCGQLEEKEKLLEEEKDKRREQEESVKKAEKINEELRETLKREAQEHSKEIWKHKSAFIELVSTQRQLEAEMGRAVRQMEAEKQEVNGVLEQKEQYVLMTQKLSMELIKTRKDLEQKDKILSAMLRKSKLDTAEKKMLLKEVKMSKSKTVPESRHERYSLRSMLSRHHKSKPEQLELKDDQCSASPFSQQSIITEGSQEFDVAANIGQLEGWVQCETEKYISVVEQRHEVEVNAFAEQLRLKDEKLEAFRWHSMSMDIEMKRLHSHIEGLDHDLTNLKQQNHKLESLLFNRESELHALKSELQLNTPKPQKEKDEQVPSKAMVLAVQSPDKEFEDKKDLVSVGEECSRKKDIVSGENISSSSSSWKMDLHALGVLYKIKRLKQQLVMFERLTGKQESCENREYDDKRKLYSLVSVVSKQVSRYQSLQEKANDICKRMAVE
- the LOC111888852 gene encoding uncharacterized protein LOC111888852 isoform X2, whose translation is MNEKGITGSCMIIGLLMWRIQREEQVKTDKFELLNKLKNAETEIKELKRRRVEDAKANEKVVSMFAAHEQRWLMERKKLTQQIRALLHELRVINTKTKENVSGLCGQLEEKEKLLEEEKDKRREQEESVKKAEKINEELRETLKREAQEHSKEIWKHKSAFIELVSTQRQLEAEMGRAVRQMEAEKQEVNGVLEQKEQYVLMTQKLSMELIKTRKDLEQKDKILSAMLRKSKLDTAEKKMLLKEVKMSKSKTVPESRHERYSLRSMLSRHHKSKPEQLELKDDQCSASPFSQQSIITEGSQEFANIGQLEGWVQCETEKYISVVEQRHEVEVNAFAEQLRLKDEKLEAFRWHSMSMDIEMKRLHSHIEGLDHDLTNLKQQNHKLESLLFNRESELHALKSELQLNTPKPQKEKDEQVPSKAMVLAVQSPDKEFEDKKDLVSVGEECSRKKDIVSGENISSSSSSWKMDLHALGVLYKIKRLKQQLVMFERLTGKQESCENREYDDKRKLYSLVSVVSKQVSRYQSLQEKANDICKRMYENDGDAGSGVKMKKLEHFLEETFQLQRYIVATGQKLIEIQSKIASGFVGGVNDGFDMKKFGDCVRSLFREVQRGLEVRISRIIGDLEAPLAWDGIIHHPTT